The genomic DNA CTCGCGACCCTGGCCGAGTGAACCGAACCTGTTCGGCACACGGGCTACGAAGCAACGACCGGAACTGTTCGGTATGACGGCTCCCTCCGACGAATCGGTCGAACCGGTGACCGACCACAGTCACGACAACTCTTGGTCGGCGAATCCGGAGAAAACCGTCCACGCGGACGACCGGGAGCTCGTCCGCGAACAAGCCGAGACAGCTATTGAACAGACCGTTCCGGGCAACCACGTCAATCTCGTTGCGCACGCGAACCACGGTCACCCGGAGACGTCCCTGCTCCCGAATCCCGAC from Halomicroarcula saliterrae includes the following:
- a CDS encoding CGCGG family rSAM-modified RiPP protein, with product MTAPSDESVEPVTDHSHDNSWSANPEKTVHADDRELVREQAETAIEQTVPGNHVNLVAHANHGHPETSLLPNPDAACGDDTGVESVRQCGCGGHVTRVYAR